Proteins found in one Zea mays cultivar B73 chromosome 1, Zm-B73-REFERENCE-NAM-5.0, whole genome shotgun sequence genomic segment:
- the LOC103640597 gene encoding uncharacterized protein translates to MMRSLRDSLHGRIAARLEAKRKTDEQRIWRTSKEQDIMELRNRLTELKRKTAVDKTEVEQASSDLKAKTVPLNLALVTLKKRRADAVAMHTNAMKVAQMNLMATTSDCMKMQSKSVKQLCRLFPMRRVSFYMHIYSCEVVIQG, encoded by the exons ATGATGAGGAGCCTCCGCGACTCCCTCCACGGCCGAATCGCTGCACGCCTCGAAGCCAAG AGAAAAACAGATGAGCAGCGGATCTGGAGAACAAGCAAAGAACAGGATATCATGGAGTTGAGGAATCGGCTCACTGAATTGAAGAGAAAAACTGCCGTAG ACAAGACAGAGGTCGAGCAGGCATCGAGTGATCTTAAGGCAAAAACTGTGCCATTGAATTTGGCTCTTGTCACG CTAAAAAAGAGACGAGCTGATGCAGTGGCCATGCACACCAATGCCATGAAGGTTGCTCAGATGAATCTC ATGGCAACCACCTCAGATTGTATGAAAATGCAATCAAAATCTGTAAAGCAACTTTGCAGATTGTTCCCAATGCGACGAGTAAGTTTCTACATGCATATATACTCTTGTGAAGTTGTGATCCAGGGTTGA